In Methylomonas sp. ZR1, one DNA window encodes the following:
- the thrC gene encoding threonine synthase, with amino-acid sequence MAIPTRYTGIIERYRDRLPVSADTRLISLCEGNTPLIQLQNIPRLIGKDVDIYVKFEGLNPTGSFKDRGMTMAVTKAVEEGSQAIICASTGNTSAAAAAYAVRAGIRAFVLIPEGKIALGKLAQTMMYGAKIIQIKGNFDAGMSIVKEITDHAPVTIVNSINPFRLEGQKTAAFEIVDALGDAPDFHCLPVGNAGNITAYWKGYKEYSTDTATHKAVTKKRPVMCGYQAAGAAPFLAGHPVENPETVATAIRIGNPQSWDGAWTAQKQSGGWFASFTDPQILAAQKMLSAYEGIFCEPASATSLAGALHDIANGNIPEGSKIVCTLTGNGIKDPDTAIAQCKDDQPITIDATLDAVKKAILDSM; translated from the coding sequence ATGGCCATCCCAACTCGCTACACAGGCATCATCGAACGTTACCGCGACCGCTTGCCGGTCTCCGCCGATACCCGGCTGATCAGCCTTTGCGAAGGCAACACCCCGCTGATCCAGTTACAAAATATTCCGCGCTTGATTGGCAAGGATGTGGATATTTATGTGAAATTCGAAGGCCTAAATCCGACCGGTTCGTTTAAAGATCGCGGTATGACCATGGCCGTGACCAAAGCGGTGGAAGAGGGCAGTCAAGCCATTATTTGTGCGTCCACCGGCAACACCTCGGCTGCCGCCGCAGCGTATGCGGTGCGGGCCGGCATTCGTGCCTTCGTATTGATTCCCGAAGGCAAGATTGCGTTGGGCAAATTGGCGCAAACCATGATGTACGGAGCCAAGATCATTCAGATTAAAGGTAATTTCGACGCCGGCATGTCTATCGTTAAGGAAATCACGGATCACGCGCCGGTAACCATCGTGAACTCTATCAACCCTTTCCGTCTGGAAGGTCAAAAGACCGCTGCTTTCGAGATCGTTGATGCCCTGGGCGATGCGCCCGATTTCCACTGCTTGCCTGTCGGTAACGCCGGCAATATCACCGCGTACTGGAAGGGCTATAAAGAATATTCAACCGATACTGCCACCCATAAAGCCGTGACCAAAAAACGTCCGGTGATGTGTGGCTATCAAGCGGCCGGCGCCGCGCCATTTTTGGCGGGGCACCCAGTGGAAAATCCAGAAACGGTCGCTACAGCCATTCGCATCGGTAATCCGCAATCCTGGGATGGAGCCTGGACCGCGCAGAAGCAATCCGGTGGTTGGTTCGCATCGTTCACCGATCCGCAAATTCTGGCCGCGCAAAAAATGCTCTCCGCCTATGAAGGTATCTTCTGTGAGCCTGCTTCCGCCACCTCACTGGCGGGCGCCTTGCACGACATTGCGAATGGCAATATTCCGGAAGGTAGCAAGATAGTCTGTACCTTAACCGGTAACGGCATTAAAGATCCCGATACCGCCATTGCGCAATGCAAGGACGATCAACCGATCACGATAGACGCGACGCTGGATGCGGTAAAAAAAGCCATTCTGGATTCGATGTGA
- the recJ gene encoding single-stranded-DNA-specific exonuclease RecJ: MYLQSVKKVILPRPVQIKNPHFGEMDPVLQRIFSSRGVQSADELDRSLASLPSPWLLTGMKEMVEHLVSAIKQQQKITVVADFDADGATSCALALKGFALLGAKAVDFVVPNRFEYGYGLTPEIVELVKRQSPDIILTVDNGISSIDGVKAAKAAGIKVLITDHHLPGLELPDADAIVNPNLPDDKFPSRNIAGVGVMFYILMALRIRLRELHWFEKAGIPEPNLARLLDYVALGTVADVVALDQVNRILVHQGLLRIRSGQCQSGIKALAEVAGKQLAGIHASDLGFSIAPRLNAAGRMDDMSLGIQCLLTDDAGLAHDIAEQLHALNQDRKEVEGQMKTEAMVLLAEMKALDEKHVPAGVCLYDGNWHQGVIGILASRIKDRLHRPVIAFAPADNGDIKGSARSINGVHIRDVLSEIAARHPQILSKFGGHAMAAGLTIKLHDYPHFALAFAETVAAKLELVDLEQKVYSDGELDEQHMTLAFAEVLQQAAVWGQTFPEPVFNGVFDVIQCRIVGQQHLKFVLRLPFSGQLLDAIAFFADHPEKWLGCRKINAAYKLDINEFRGQRSLQLLLHYLEKWE; the protein is encoded by the coding sequence ATGTATTTACAAAGCGTTAAAAAAGTCATCCTGCCCAGGCCGGTGCAGATTAAAAATCCGCACTTTGGTGAGATGGACCCAGTGCTGCAACGGATTTTTAGCAGCCGCGGTGTGCAGAGTGCCGATGAACTGGATCGGAGTCTGGCGAGTTTGCCTTCGCCGTGGCTGCTGACCGGTATGAAGGAGATGGTCGAGCATTTGGTGTCGGCGATCAAACAGCAGCAAAAAATTACCGTGGTCGCCGATTTTGATGCCGACGGCGCCACCAGCTGCGCCCTAGCTTTAAAAGGCTTCGCGCTGCTCGGGGCGAAAGCCGTGGATTTTGTGGTGCCCAACCGTTTTGAATACGGTTACGGCTTGACGCCGGAAATTGTGGAGTTGGTGAAGCGGCAGAGTCCAGACATTATTCTTACTGTGGACAATGGCATATCCAGTATTGACGGTGTCAAAGCCGCCAAGGCTGCTGGTATCAAGGTGTTAATTACGGATCACCATTTACCAGGACTGGAACTGCCGGACGCCGATGCCATCGTCAATCCCAATTTGCCTGACGATAAGTTTCCAAGCCGAAACATCGCCGGCGTAGGGGTGATGTTTTATATCCTGATGGCCTTGCGGATTCGCTTGCGCGAATTGCATTGGTTTGAAAAGGCCGGAATCCCTGAACCGAATCTGGCGCGTTTGCTGGATTATGTGGCCTTGGGCACCGTCGCCGACGTGGTGGCTTTGGATCAAGTTAACCGGATCTTGGTGCATCAAGGCTTATTGCGCATCCGTTCCGGGCAATGTCAGTCGGGCATCAAAGCGTTGGCCGAAGTGGCCGGCAAGCAGTTGGCCGGGATTCATGCCAGCGACCTGGGCTTTTCGATTGCGCCGCGTTTGAACGCGGCCGGGCGGATGGACGATATGTCCTTAGGCATTCAGTGCTTGTTGACTGACGATGCCGGCTTGGCACATGACATTGCCGAACAATTGCATGCCTTGAACCAAGACCGAAAAGAAGTCGAAGGGCAGATGAAGACCGAGGCGATGGTATTGCTGGCGGAAATGAAGGCTCTTGATGAAAAACATGTGCCGGCTGGTGTGTGTTTATATGACGGCAATTGGCATCAAGGGGTGATCGGCATCCTGGCATCGCGGATCAAAGACCGCTTGCACAGGCCGGTGATCGCATTTGCTCCAGCCGACAATGGCGACATTAAGGGGTCTGCCCGTTCCATCAATGGTGTGCATATCCGCGATGTGCTCAGTGAAATCGCTGCCAGGCATCCGCAGATATTAAGCAAATTTGGCGGCCACGCGATGGCAGCAGGGTTGACGATTAAATTGCATGACTATCCACATTTTGCCCTGGCTTTTGCCGAGACAGTGGCGGCGAAACTGGAGTTGGTGGATCTGGAACAAAAAGTCTATTCCGACGGTGAATTGGATGAGCAACATATGACTTTGGCTTTCGCGGAAGTGCTGCAGCAGGCGGCGGTGTGGGGGCAAACCTTCCCGGAACCGGTATTCAATGGCGTATTCGATGTGATCCAATGCCGCATCGTCGGGCAGCAGCATTTAAAGTTTGTGTTGCGCTTGCCGTTTAGCGGCCAACTGCTGGATGCAATCGCGTTTTTTGCCGATCACCCGGAAAAATGGCTGGGTTGCCGGAAAATCAACGCAGCCTATAAACTGGATATCAATGAATTTCGCGGGCAACGCAGTCTGCAACTGTTGTTACATTATCTGGAGAAATGGGAATAA
- a CDS encoding glycosyltransferase family 39 protein, whose translation MSERLLRWIDSHTLALLLALMLLRGGFLLINGFDLIGDESYYWDWSRRPDWCYYSKPPMIAWLIGAFTWLLGDHTFTVRLPALLLGTVFLGYFHATAKAFYGARGGALALLLVLATPINVLANFLMTIDAPLYCFWIMTVYYLRRALFDNQARAWLWAGLASAAALLSKQSALILPLMLLIFLALDKQRRGQLKKEFLVYLSPIVIAAVPILWWNQQHDWVMFGHSRGHFGNHEPVSVLKHLQWARDFLLYQLLLVSPVLFVLVLISSAQAALNFKRLAAEKRFLLLMGPALLLGVLLLSLLQKAQGNWPMPFYFTGLILLTGNWLAGAWKKALKYGVALGLAMVLLTYSLPIVLQVFKLQNTAFDPTKRFNSWQELAINVHFERMISLPNLDNTFVVALGHRYLASELAFYLPDHPQVYRYEPSGVVTSQYEVWPGPQAFVGKNGFVLGETSEENLPAELKAAFQNFRFLAQIPNPAKPSSPYYLYLGENLKFWPETVRLTLDKESYAPSEN comes from the coding sequence ATGTCTGAGAGACTGTTACGCTGGATAGATTCACATACGCTGGCTTTGCTGCTGGCGCTCATGTTGTTGCGTGGCGGATTTTTGCTGATCAATGGCTTTGATTTGATCGGCGATGAAAGCTACTACTGGGATTGGTCGCGGCGACCGGACTGGTGCTATTACAGCAAGCCGCCGATGATAGCTTGGCTGATCGGTGCGTTTACCTGGTTATTGGGCGATCATACGTTTACCGTGCGTTTGCCGGCGCTGTTGTTGGGTACGGTATTTCTGGGGTATTTTCACGCCACGGCCAAGGCATTTTACGGTGCGCGCGGTGGTGCCTTGGCACTGTTGCTGGTGTTGGCGACGCCGATCAATGTGTTGGCCAACTTCCTGATGACCATCGATGCGCCGCTGTATTGTTTCTGGATAATGACCGTGTATTACTTGAGACGGGCATTGTTCGACAATCAAGCGCGTGCCTGGTTATGGGCCGGTTTGGCCAGCGCCGCCGCCTTACTCAGCAAGCAATCAGCATTGATTTTGCCGTTAATGTTGCTGATCTTTTTAGCCTTGGATAAGCAGCGCCGAGGGCAGTTGAAAAAAGAGTTTCTGGTTTATTTAAGTCCTATCGTGATCGCGGCAGTGCCGATTTTATGGTGGAACCAGCAACACGATTGGGTGATGTTCGGGCATAGTAGAGGTCATTTCGGTAACCATGAACCGGTCAGCGTACTTAAGCATTTACAATGGGCCCGAGATTTTCTGCTTTACCAGCTGTTACTGGTCTCGCCGGTGCTGTTTGTACTGGTGCTGATTAGCAGCGCGCAAGCGGCGCTTAATTTTAAACGCCTGGCTGCGGAGAAACGGTTTTTGTTATTGATGGGGCCAGCCTTGTTACTCGGCGTTTTGCTGCTCAGTTTGCTGCAAAAAGCCCAAGGCAATTGGCCTATGCCGTTTTATTTTACCGGCTTGATTTTGTTGACCGGCAACTGGCTGGCCGGCGCCTGGAAGAAAGCCTTGAAATACGGTGTCGCCCTGGGTTTAGCGATGGTGCTGTTGACCTATTCGCTGCCCATTGTCTTGCAAGTGTTTAAATTACAAAACACGGCGTTCGATCCCACCAAGCGTTTCAACAGCTGGCAGGAGTTGGCGATTAACGTGCATTTCGAGCGCATGATCAGTCTGCCCAATCTGGATAATACCTTTGTGGTAGCCTTGGGCCATCGTTATCTGGCGAGCGAGTTGGCGTTTTATTTACCCGATCATCCCCAGGTTTATCGTTACGAACCCAGTGGTGTGGTGACGTCGCAGTACGAAGTTTGGCCTGGTCCGCAGGCGTTTGTCGGCAAAAACGGCTTTGTGCTGGGTGAAACTTCGGAGGAAAACCTACCCGCAGAATTGAAAGCGGCGTTTCAAAATTTTCGCTTCTTGGCGCAAATCCCCAATCCTGCCAAGCCGAGTTCCCCGTATTACCTGTATTTAGGTGAAAACCTGAAGTTTTGGCCGGAAACCGTCCGGCTAACATTGGATAAGGAAAGCTATGCCCCATCGGAAAATTAG
- a CDS encoding phosphatase PAP2 family protein, whose product MPHRKIRRARNELMLVLLLAALTTLLFGLTDLDLRLAALFYHPENPGDVWPTQHWWPWKLLYDYAFPFTLWAGLIALAVYVLSHFNTHTQRFRRKALYILLVIALGPGLVVNLIVKDHWGRPRPVHVSQFGGEHQYVPPAKFGHTPDKSFVCGHCSVGYTFFVLYFLSQNHKAIYFLLTIVLAWTLGFTRMTSGGHFASDILWSGYLVFLVAYALYYGWYVRIKPDVKTAQ is encoded by the coding sequence ATGCCCCATCGGAAAATTAGACGCGCGCGCAACGAACTCATGCTCGTGTTGCTATTGGCGGCACTGACCACACTATTGTTTGGGCTGACAGACCTGGATTTGCGCCTGGCGGCCTTGTTTTATCATCCGGAAAATCCCGGCGATGTCTGGCCGACCCAGCATTGGTGGCCCTGGAAATTGCTGTATGACTATGCTTTTCCGTTCACCTTGTGGGCCGGTCTAATAGCTTTAGCGGTTTATGTCCTCAGTCATTTCAATACTCATACGCAACGCTTTCGCCGTAAGGCCTTGTACATACTGCTGGTCATTGCTTTAGGTCCGGGCTTGGTGGTTAATCTGATCGTCAAAGATCATTGGGGAAGACCCCGGCCGGTGCATGTCAGCCAGTTCGGTGGCGAGCATCAGTATGTACCACCGGCTAAATTTGGCCATACCCCGGATAAATCCTTCGTCTGCGGCCATTGCTCGGTAGGCTATACATTTTTTGTATTGTATTTTCTGTCGCAAAACCATAAAGCCATCTATTTTCTGTTGACCATAGTGTTGGCGTGGACTCTGGGCTTTACCCGGATGACTTCCGGCGGACATTTTGCGTCGGATATTTTATGGTCCGGCTACCTGGTATTTTTGGTGGCTTATGCCTTGTACTACGGTTGGTATGTTCGGATAAAGCCGGACGTGAAGACCGCGCAATGA
- a CDS encoding YaiI/YqxD family protein, translated as MTGAIKIWVDADACPNLIKTVLFRVAQKRQLELLLIANQSIAVPPSRYIQSIRVSGGFDVADDYIVEHLWAGDLAITGDIPLAAKILAKQGFVIHPRGEAYTVENIGEKLAMRDFMEGLRDNGLASGGAAAMTAKDVQNFANALDRFLAARQI; from the coding sequence ATGACGGGGGCAATCAAGATTTGGGTGGATGCGGATGCCTGTCCTAATTTGATTAAAACGGTTTTGTTCCGCGTCGCCCAAAAAAGGCAGTTGGAATTGCTGCTGATTGCCAATCAAAGCATCGCCGTGCCGCCATCTCGTTATATCCAATCCATTCGCGTCAGCGGCGGTTTCGATGTCGCTGATGATTATATCGTCGAGCATCTGTGGGCCGGCGATCTGGCGATTACCGGCGATATTCCGTTGGCTGCAAAAATCCTAGCCAAGCAGGGGTTTGTGATTCATCCGCGCGGCGAAGCGTATACGGTGGAGAATATCGGTGAAAAACTGGCCATGCGCGATTTCATGGAAGGCTTGCGCGATAACGGTTTGGCATCCGGTGGTGCGGCGGCCATGACGGCCAAAGATGTCCAAAATTTCGCCAACGCGCTGGATAGATTTCTGGCCGCCCGGCAAATATAA